In a genomic window of Paramicrobacterium chengjingii:
- a CDS encoding glycoside hydrolase family 2 protein — MSLSPSQSVVSDSEAAMTIPRSEYPRPDRDRSDRWLTLNGEWDFTADGIAAPITVPFAWETEASGIHQSWLERGEYRRMIQPPADWAGSRTVLSFGAVHHRAIVRINGIVVGEHIGGYESFEIDVTDHVTPGADAELAVEVEAPADKRSIPHGKQRSIPRDDYDGVSFTPTSGIWQTVWLEARGSSYAETVELRGDSLTGIDIAVTVVGIADGSPTVTARLGNAQVSVVLHAVENRQYRGRIECAEPRLWSPADPHLYRVEVTVDDETGAPDRVVATTGLRRIEVRGEQLFLNNARFFMRGVLDQGYWPATGLTAPDAAALREDIHLARGLGYNLVRKHLKFEEPLWLHEADMTGMLVWAEPACPSRFSPEAADAFEAQLPAMVERDGNHPSIVVWGLYNEEWGLDWDIPGSPARAEAAVRAYDRLSALDSTRPIVENSGWSHVKSDLVDWHYYEPDLARWKRAMAEIALGTRETFPVRLAPDFTVDKSLYGSEDFPRNGIPIVNGEYGEGFTSLERAWHLRWETQEMRRHDRFAGYVYTEIADVEHENAGLLTTDRRVKEWGGCVPSDVNAETVLVLDVIPLTAGADIEPPTTPLVFDVHISHHGAHGLSGTMHAAWARAGSPIDPVPDRPDFSARPVRVRPFEISDAVTVEVPVREGPARLIVWFADDSGSVVARSFLDAAEVEPPNRRGARPGEFVDAPRPGVD; from the coding sequence ATGTCGCTCTCCCCCTCCCAGTCCGTCGTCTCTGATTCCGAAGCGGCGATGACGATCCCGCGTTCCGAGTATCCTCGTCCCGATCGTGATCGCTCTGATCGGTGGTTGACGCTCAACGGAGAATGGGACTTCACCGCCGACGGAATCGCCGCACCGATCACCGTGCCTTTCGCCTGGGAGACTGAAGCATCGGGCATCCATCAGTCATGGCTCGAACGGGGTGAATATCGGCGCATGATCCAGCCGCCCGCCGATTGGGCTGGCTCGCGAACCGTGCTGAGCTTTGGTGCTGTGCATCATCGTGCGATTGTTCGGATCAACGGCATCGTCGTCGGTGAGCACATCGGCGGCTATGAATCGTTCGAGATCGATGTCACTGACCACGTCACGCCGGGTGCAGATGCTGAGCTCGCGGTCGAAGTCGAGGCTCCCGCTGACAAACGATCGATTCCGCACGGCAAACAGCGTTCGATCCCCCGCGATGACTATGACGGGGTCTCCTTCACGCCCACGTCTGGAATCTGGCAGACCGTCTGGCTCGAAGCGCGCGGGTCGAGTTATGCCGAGACCGTCGAGCTTCGGGGCGACAGCCTGACGGGAATCGATATCGCCGTAACCGTCGTCGGAATTGCGGACGGCTCTCCCACAGTGACGGCGCGCCTCGGCAACGCACAGGTATCTGTGGTTTTGCACGCTGTTGAGAATCGTCAGTATCGGGGGCGCATCGAGTGTGCCGAGCCCCGACTATGGTCACCGGCCGATCCCCACCTGTATCGGGTCGAAGTCACCGTCGATGACGAAACCGGCGCTCCTGACCGTGTCGTTGCGACAACAGGGCTTCGGCGGATCGAGGTGCGGGGTGAGCAGTTGTTCCTGAACAATGCTCGATTCTTCATGCGCGGAGTTCTCGACCAGGGGTACTGGCCCGCCACGGGACTGACCGCCCCCGACGCGGCCGCTCTTCGTGAGGATATTCATCTCGCCCGCGGTCTTGGCTACAACCTCGTGCGCAAGCACCTCAAGTTTGAGGAGCCGTTGTGGCTGCACGAGGCAGACATGACCGGCATGCTCGTCTGGGCTGAGCCTGCGTGCCCGAGCCGGTTCTCGCCCGAAGCGGCGGACGCGTTCGAGGCGCAGCTTCCGGCCATGGTGGAACGCGATGGCAATCACCCGAGCATCGTGGTCTGGGGGCTGTACAACGAGGAATGGGGCCTCGATTGGGACATCCCGGGCAGCCCTGCACGCGCGGAAGCAGCGGTACGAGCATACGACCGGCTGAGCGCCCTTGATAGTACTCGCCCGATCGTGGAGAACTCGGGCTGGTCGCACGTGAAGAGTGATCTCGTTGACTGGCACTACTACGAGCCCGACCTGGCGCGGTGGAAGCGTGCCATGGCAGAGATCGCCCTTGGAACACGTGAGACGTTCCCCGTCAGGCTCGCCCCCGATTTCACCGTCGACAAATCGCTGTACGGGTCTGAAGACTTCCCTCGTAACGGCATTCCCATCGTCAACGGCGAGTATGGCGAGGGATTCACCAGCCTCGAGCGCGCCTGGCATTTGCGCTGGGAGACTCAGGAGATGCGACGGCACGACAGATTCGCCGGCTACGTATACACGGAGATCGCCGACGTCGAGCACGAGAATGCTGGACTGCTCACGACGGACCGGCGGGTGAAGGAATGGGGTGGATGCGTTCCCTCTGACGTGAACGCCGAGACTGTGCTTGTACTGGACGTCATTCCGCTCACTGCTGGCGCGGACATCGAACCGCCGACGACGCCCCTTGTTTTCGATGTCCACATTTCGCATCACGGTGCTCATGGTCTGAGCGGGACCATGCATGCTGCCTGGGCGCGCGCCGGTTCGCCCATCGACCCAGTACCTGACCGCCCAGACTTCTCGGCCAGACCCGTTCGCGTGAGGCCCTTCGAGATCTCAGACGCAGTCACCGTTGAGGTTCCAGTGAGGGAGGGGCCCGCTCGCCTGATCGTGTGGTTCGCCGATGACTCAGGTTCTGTGGTTGCGCGCTCATTCCTCGATGCTGCAGAAGTCGAACCGCCGAACCGGCGGGGCGCTAGGCCAGGTGAATTCGTGGATGCACCACGCCCGGGAGTTGACTAG
- a CDS encoding carbohydrate ABC transporter permease — MTNTAHRALTRDNGDVMQPPSTPSKALRSSRHPRMHIGSHIFLLILMVGFLAPVVWALASAFKPANEIIRNPLSFDPTMWTLDNYVAMFQDVPIGHGFFNTAVVLVVKGAITLIFAPLAAFAFAKYEFPGKNLIFGAVLVTLMLPIIVLIIPLLLEMKALGWVNTYQALILPGAVDAFAIFWMRQVISAVPDELLDAARVDGCSEIGIFWRVVVPVIRPGLAGLAVLTIMNIYNDFVWPVVVANSEQMSTLQVVLSTLAQNITGNRIGADYATVTGELLAASSVALIPLLVLFIVLQRHFINGILAGSVKG, encoded by the coding sequence ATGACGAATACGGCTCACCGCGCGCTGACTCGGGACAATGGCGACGTCATGCAGCCGCCGAGTACGCCGTCGAAGGCACTCCGGTCGTCACGGCATCCGAGAATGCATATCGGAAGCCATATATTTCTGCTGATTCTGATGGTCGGGTTTCTCGCCCCTGTCGTCTGGGCGCTCGCCTCTGCGTTCAAACCAGCGAATGAGATCATCAGGAATCCGTTGTCTTTCGATCCCACGATGTGGACGCTCGATAACTACGTCGCCATGTTCCAGGACGTGCCGATAGGTCACGGATTCTTCAACACCGCCGTCGTGCTTGTTGTGAAGGGCGCGATCACGCTCATCTTCGCACCTCTCGCCGCATTCGCATTCGCGAAGTACGAGTTCCCCGGCAAGAACCTCATTTTCGGTGCAGTGCTGGTTACGCTGATGCTGCCGATCATCGTTTTGATCATTCCGCTGCTTCTGGAGATGAAGGCGCTCGGTTGGGTGAATACCTATCAGGCGCTGATTTTGCCGGGGGCCGTCGATGCGTTCGCAATCTTCTGGATGCGCCAAGTAATCAGTGCTGTCCCAGATGAACTGCTCGATGCAGCTCGCGTTGACGGGTGCAGCGAGATTGGAATCTTCTGGCGTGTTGTCGTTCCCGTGATCCGCCCCGGCCTCGCTGGTCTTGCCGTCCTGACAATCATGAATATCTACAACGACTTCGTCTGGCCCGTCGTCGTGGCGAACTCGGAGCAGATGTCGACTCTGCAGGTTGTTCTCTCGACCCTCGCGCAGAACATCACGGGCAACCGCATCGGTGCTGACTACGCCACCGTGACCGGTGAACTTCTCGCGGCGAGTTCCGTCGCACTCATTCCACTGCTGGTGCTCTTCATTGTGCTCCAGCGTCACTTCATCAACGGCATCCTCGCAGGAAGCGTGAAAGGCTGA
- a CDS encoding carbohydrate ABC transporter permease, whose protein sequence is MMTTALPSAGRSLKRRPSAAKVRRRAAPYVFVAPFVAIFLAFSVYPLIFTARLSFTNWRGTGAAEWIGLDNYTYLLTSPAFWSSLGNSGVLWLLIVPIQIALAVVVAVLLNSAKLRMRGMFRVAFIVPFVTPLVAVAQIWVVLFDQQYGAINAVLGIFGLPEIGWLTTSLWSKPTLALLFLWKTTGFIIIIVLSGLQSIDNSLYEAAELDGASRLRQLWSITVPLLMRTIMFAVVLQTLAVFQMFAEPFVVTQGGPYNSTTTAGYYLYNHITRADLGTGAANSFLLVILVMVLSLFFVRLLRAKD, encoded by the coding sequence ATGATGACAACAGCCCTCCCCTCCGCGGGCCGGAGCCTGAAGCGCCGACCCTCAGCCGCGAAAGTCAGACGCCGAGCGGCGCCGTACGTTTTCGTGGCGCCGTTTGTGGCAATCTTCCTCGCGTTCAGCGTGTACCCGCTGATCTTCACCGCGCGGCTGAGCTTCACGAACTGGCGCGGCACCGGTGCCGCGGAGTGGATCGGCTTGGACAATTACACCTACTTGCTGACGAGTCCGGCATTCTGGTCATCGCTCGGTAACTCAGGTGTGCTGTGGCTCCTGATCGTCCCCATCCAGATCGCCCTCGCGGTTGTCGTCGCCGTTCTGCTCAACTCGGCAAAGCTCAGAATGCGCGGCATGTTCCGTGTGGCATTCATTGTGCCGTTTGTGACTCCGCTGGTTGCCGTCGCCCAGATATGGGTCGTGCTGTTCGACCAACAATACGGCGCCATCAACGCCGTCCTCGGCATTTTCGGGCTACCGGAAATCGGGTGGCTGACGACGAGTCTCTGGTCGAAGCCGACGCTCGCGCTGCTCTTCCTCTGGAAGACGACCGGATTCATCATTATCATCGTGCTTTCTGGGCTTCAATCGATTGACAACTCGCTATACGAGGCGGCAGAACTCGATGGTGCATCTCGATTGCGGCAGCTGTGGAGCATCACCGTCCCACTGCTGATGCGCACGATCATGTTCGCCGTCGTCCTGCAAACTCTTGCCGTGTTCCAGATGTTCGCGGAGCCCTTCGTCGTCACCCAGGGAGGCCCGTACAACTCGACGACGACGGCCGGGTACTACCTCTACAACCACATCACCCGAGCGGACTTGGGCACAGGGGCAGCGAACTCGTTCCTGCTGGTGATTCTCGTCATGGTGCTCTCCCTCTTCTTTGTCCGCCTGCTGAGAGCGAAGGACTGA
- a CDS encoding ABC transporter substrate-binding protein, producing MYPDPTRRRPRLVAVSAIAVAALTLTACGPDITSAGSEAASDRLQAPTAEQPEGEITIWDRSGDLFEVFDAVIDDFNEKYPDITVNHQAVDIDAKLQNTLITGTDVPDGVFLDDAMVSGYADYLWDLSDVLDPYVDDIAPQKIDANSFDGGIYGVPYDLDPGLLFYNAAALEDAGVDVSAIETYDDLLDAAKEYQGVNPESHPIHLEQSGFLGQLQLEMYASQMGTSIADADGELRLDSPEYKKILTFLDTVQSEGLGTRAEYLTPTDIAELENGNQVFYPWAIWFSFAPQQLLPETSGDWKAMPLPAWEAGGARSGAMGGSSFVLPKDGENSELAWLFYEFLMYDEAGYSAVWGPNDVYPDGLNTSIPAYLPAADPKSPLFEPVEALGGQDLWAVATKAGAQIPAGTSIPPWWNGAAEYLGNDIQRMLDGDLTPEQVISESTDAIQKNLIDRQ from the coding sequence ATGTACCCCGACCCGACCCGGCGCCGCCCCCGCCTTGTCGCCGTGAGCGCGATAGCTGTCGCAGCGCTGACGCTGACTGCTTGCGGCCCCGATATCACCAGCGCCGGTAGCGAAGCGGCATCCGATCGCCTTCAGGCCCCGACCGCCGAACAGCCAGAAGGCGAGATCACAATCTGGGATCGTTCGGGAGACCTCTTCGAAGTCTTCGATGCGGTCATTGACGACTTCAACGAGAAGTACCCCGACATCACTGTCAATCATCAGGCGGTCGACATCGACGCGAAACTGCAGAACACCTTGATTACTGGAACCGATGTTCCTGACGGGGTCTTTCTCGACGATGCCATGGTCAGCGGCTATGCCGATTATCTCTGGGATCTGAGCGACGTGCTCGACCCGTACGTCGACGACATCGCTCCGCAGAAGATTGACGCGAACTCGTTCGACGGCGGAATCTACGGTGTCCCGTATGATCTCGACCCTGGCCTTCTCTTCTATAATGCCGCGGCACTCGAAGATGCCGGCGTCGATGTCAGCGCCATCGAAACCTACGACGATCTTCTTGACGCCGCCAAGGAATACCAGGGGGTGAACCCGGAGTCGCATCCGATTCATCTGGAGCAGTCAGGGTTCCTCGGTCAACTGCAACTCGAGATGTATGCGAGTCAGATGGGCACGTCGATCGCGGATGCAGACGGTGAGCTCCGTCTTGACAGCCCCGAGTATAAGAAGATCCTCACATTCCTCGACACCGTCCAATCGGAAGGGCTTGGCACGCGCGCCGAATATCTGACACCGACAGACATCGCCGAGCTCGAGAACGGCAATCAGGTCTTCTACCCGTGGGCGATCTGGTTCAGCTTCGCGCCACAGCAACTCTTGCCGGAGACGAGCGGTGACTGGAAGGCCATGCCACTTCCTGCGTGGGAAGCGGGTGGTGCTCGAAGCGGGGCGATGGGCGGCTCGTCGTTTGTGCTGCCCAAAGACGGCGAGAACTCTGAGCTCGCTTGGCTCTTCTACGAGTTTCTGATGTACGACGAGGCCGGCTATTCCGCGGTGTGGGGGCCGAACGATGTCTACCCTGACGGCCTGAACACGTCGATTCCGGCGTATCTTCCCGCGGCCGATCCGAAATCACCGCTCTTTGAACCGGTCGAGGCGCTCGGAGGCCAGGATCTCTGGGCCGTAGCCACAAAGGCCGGTGCGCAGATCCCGGCAGGCACGTCGATTCCACCGTGGTGGAATGGCGCTGCTGAATACCTGGGGAATGACATTCAGCGGATGCTCGATGGTGACCTGACGCCGGAACAGGTGATCAGCGAGTCCACTGACGCCATTCAGAAGAACCTGATCGATCGACAGTGA
- a CDS encoding LacI family DNA-binding transcriptional regulator, with amino-acid sequence MPATLRDVAERAEVSVRTVSNVVSGYEHVSKRMRTKVLAAIEELDYRANPVARTLRTGRTGMLGLVVPEITVPYFSELARDVIDAAAEYGYRVMIDQTGHDHDRERQLLMGDDRTMLFDGLLFSPLVTKSELLDMHGSTKMPLVLLGEHEFDGRYDHVAIDNVAAAKDAVEHLVQLGRSRIAAIGTQPLEEYATPLQRSAGYEAALHDAGMDVRPEFATTAAHYSRADGYSAARSLLERSPQPDAIFCFSDLLAIGAMRAVFDAGLSVPEDVAVIGIDDVEEGRFARPSLSTVSLDTPYIAREAVGRIVTRIDDPATPAEEIVAPHRLVARESTSASQSQ; translated from the coding sequence ATGCCAGCAACACTTCGCGATGTCGCCGAGCGCGCTGAGGTATCAGTACGCACCGTCTCAAACGTCGTGAGCGGGTACGAGCACGTCAGCAAGCGCATGCGTACCAAGGTGCTCGCCGCGATTGAGGAGCTCGATTACCGGGCCAATCCAGTGGCTCGCACTCTGCGTACCGGGCGAACCGGCATGCTCGGCCTTGTCGTACCCGAGATCACGGTGCCCTACTTCAGCGAGCTGGCTCGGGACGTAATCGACGCGGCCGCCGAGTACGGCTACCGAGTAATGATCGACCAAACAGGCCATGACCATGACCGCGAGCGACAGCTGCTCATGGGTGACGATCGCACTATGCTCTTCGACGGCCTACTGTTCAGCCCCCTCGTCACCAAGTCGGAGCTGCTCGACATGCATGGATCGACAAAAATGCCGCTTGTGCTCCTCGGGGAGCATGAGTTCGACGGTCGATATGACCACGTTGCCATCGACAATGTGGCGGCTGCAAAGGACGCCGTCGAGCATCTCGTCCAGCTCGGGCGCTCACGCATCGCCGCAATCGGCACCCAACCTCTTGAAGAGTACGCGACCCCCCTACAGCGTTCGGCCGGGTACGAAGCGGCACTTCACGATGCAGGCATGGATGTTCGACCCGAGTTTGCCACGACAGCTGCCCATTACAGCCGAGCAGACGGGTACAGCGCGGCACGCTCACTACTTGAGCGCTCTCCACAACCGGACGCCATCTTCTGTTTCTCTGATTTGCTCGCGATTGGGGCCATGCGAGCAGTCTTTGATGCTGGTCTTAGCGTTCCCGAGGACGTCGCGGTAATCGGCATCGATGATGTGGAGGAGGGAAGGTTTGCCCGGCCATCCCTCAGCACCGTCTCGCTTGACACCCCGTACATCGCCCGGGAGGCAGTGGGCCGCATCGTCACACGGATCGATGACCCGGCTACGCCTGCGGAAGAGATCGTTGCGCCCCACCGTCTCGTCGCCCGCGAAAGCACAAGTGCCAGCCAGAGCCAGTAA
- a CDS encoding sialidase family protein gives MELLTKHSRNFTLLSAALLAVAATAMVTPAPQAVAAEDGSVLYSPDLSQHPNGTAGYPRAISLAHDDSEAQTMLATFAKGGHGNDTTLPIYRSSDGGESWSEVSEVTSNTPGWDIEAPTLFEVPRDIPGLNAGDVLAAGTAWNVGDYSTQKVEVFRSTDDGATWNYLSSCTETSALPNSWGHGIWEPTFLVTDDDALACFISDERPANSPTNNQKIGHYTSIDGGLTWSTTLTVDVAFPSDNLARPGMQTFAHLPDGRVAMSYELCRDATDADHACEVYLKYSDDGASWGPADDPGTLVQTSDERHLLHTPYVSWVPGGGSNGTLLISGQRVAAGPTGDKTVLAESGSVMFTNTNLGTGAWTEVSTPVTVDPTGSYAQGSPSCPGYSTPAIPREDGQSYLYLASTWLGQGNQCEVRFGIGQVPSATGAVVGPEGKCLDVDTNTAVNGNAAQLWTCGIASGQDWSVHADGSIRALGKCLDVDANATANFTPVQIWDCNGSGAQQWMQQSDGSLLNPQSGRCLDLPEGNTADGTHLQIYDCNGLWTQTWALPA, from the coding sequence ATGGAACTTCTCACAAAACACTCACGCAATTTCACGTTGCTCTCCGCCGCATTGTTGGCCGTGGCGGCAACGGCCATGGTTACGCCGGCACCGCAAGCTGTTGCCGCAGAAGACGGTTCCGTGCTGTATTCTCCGGATCTGTCGCAGCATCCGAATGGCACCGCGGGCTACCCACGAGCAATCAGTCTCGCGCACGATGATTCCGAAGCACAGACAATGCTTGCAACGTTCGCCAAGGGCGGTCACGGAAACGACACGACTCTGCCCATCTATCGCAGCAGCGACGGCGGCGAAAGCTGGTCCGAGGTTTCTGAGGTCACCTCGAATACACCAGGGTGGGACATCGAGGCCCCGACCCTCTTTGAGGTTCCGCGCGATATACCCGGGCTGAACGCTGGCGACGTGTTGGCGGCGGGGACCGCTTGGAACGTCGGAGACTACTCAACGCAGAAAGTGGAGGTGTTCCGTAGCACTGACGACGGTGCGACATGGAACTACCTTTCGTCATGCACAGAGACTTCTGCGCTACCGAACTCCTGGGGCCACGGCATTTGGGAGCCGACCTTTCTTGTGACCGACGACGACGCCCTTGCCTGCTTCATCTCGGATGAGAGACCGGCGAACAGTCCGACAAACAATCAGAAGATCGGCCACTACACCTCGATTGATGGTGGCTTGACCTGGAGCACCACATTAACCGTCGACGTTGCCTTTCCGTCGGACAATCTCGCACGACCGGGAATGCAGACATTCGCCCATCTGCCAGATGGTCGGGTCGCCATGAGTTACGAGCTCTGCCGCGACGCGACGGATGCCGACCACGCTTGCGAGGTATATCTGAAATACAGCGACGATGGTGCGAGTTGGGGCCCGGCGGACGACCCGGGCACTCTGGTGCAGACTTCTGATGAACGCCATCTCCTGCATACGCCATATGTTTCGTGGGTGCCCGGTGGCGGTTCAAACGGTACTCTGCTGATCTCAGGACAGCGCGTCGCCGCCGGCCCGACGGGAGACAAGACCGTGCTCGCCGAATCCGGATCGGTCATGTTCACGAATACAAACCTCGGCACCGGCGCGTGGACCGAAGTTTCAACACCCGTTACTGTGGACCCGACGGGCAGCTATGCTCAAGGCTCACCATCGTGCCCTGGGTACTCAACCCCCGCGATTCCGCGAGAGGACGGCCAGTCGTACCTTTACCTAGCCTCCACATGGCTCGGCCAGGGGAATCAGTGTGAGGTTCGATTTGGCATCGGTCAGGTGCCCAGCGCAACCGGGGCTGTCGTCGGCCCCGAAGGCAAGTGTCTCGATGTTGACACGAATACTGCGGTTAACGGCAACGCCGCACAGCTGTGGACTTGTGGGATCGCAAGCGGCCAAGATTGGTCTGTCCATGCCGACGGGTCAATTCGCGCGTTGGGAAAGTGCCTCGATGTAGACGCCAATGCCACCGCGAATTTCACGCCGGTGCAGATCTGGGACTGCAACGGCTCGGGAGCTCAACAATGGATGCAGCAATCAGACGGGTCACTTCTCAATCCTCAATCAGGGCGTTGCCTTGACCTTCCGGAAGGCAATACTGCCGATGGAACACACCTGCAGATATATGACTGCAACGGACTGTGGACGCAGACCTGGGCACTTCCGGCGTAG
- a CDS encoding cytidine deaminase, protein MQQLTSADEELRRAASDVLVRAHDARQHRVAAAARGTSGAIYTGLSLSTARVNVCAEPSAIANARIAGEDAVETIVAVGLDPADVPIVINPCGVCRELVPNFGTSIRVIVSDGGEVGVVTSADLLPIPWVRARSYD, encoded by the coding sequence ATGCAGCAGTTGACGAGTGCCGATGAGGAGCTGCGACGTGCAGCATCCGATGTGCTGGTGCGGGCGCACGACGCCCGGCAGCATCGTGTCGCGGCGGCCGCGCGAGGCACATCCGGAGCAATCTACACGGGTCTCAGTCTGTCGACGGCGCGCGTCAACGTGTGCGCGGAGCCGTCGGCGATCGCGAATGCGCGAATCGCCGGGGAGGATGCTGTTGAGACGATCGTCGCCGTCGGCCTCGACCCTGCAGATGTGCCGATTGTGATCAACCCCTGTGGCGTCTGCCGTGAGCTGGTGCCGAACTTCGGCACCAGCATCCGTGTCATCGTGTCTGACGGCGGCGAGGTCGGCGTCGTGACCTCGGCGGACCTGCTGCCGATCCCCTGGGTGCGTGCCCGCTCCTACGACTGA
- a CDS encoding aldehyde dehydrogenase family protein, whose product MTSPAVAQHLIAGELFGDAGKERRNPARPGEVAVLAPVGGTTETDAAIAAAVDAQSAWAATPAPVRGAVLLKAAQLLTERKPQIAEDLVREEGKTRAEAEGEVGRAIGVFQFFGSLGWASSGSVFSSGMPNTTVTTRREALGVVGLITPWNFPIAIPAWKTAPALISGNAVVLKPAEITPMSATHLAMALHDAGLPAGVFNVVHGRGSVVGEALARDPRVAALSFTGSTSVGLQLQQTLGARRARAQLEMGGKNGVLVLDDADAKKAANVVAAGAFSLTGQACTATSRVYVTPGVRQAFLDELTALAGTYVPGDGLDAGTTMGPVVSDAQLNQDVSAVQDAADAGARLLYGDASADGLHFAPVVATDVAHDSPLATDEIFGPVVAVLDVDDYESGLAAINDSPYGLTAGICTDSLTHSTDFASRVQAGVVKVNRPTSGLDLHVPFGGVKDSSSNTFREQGHTATEFYTWEKTVYTGIE is encoded by the coding sequence ATGACCTCTCCCGCTGTAGCTCAACACCTGATCGCCGGAGAACTCTTCGGAGACGCGGGCAAGGAACGCCGCAACCCCGCACGCCCAGGCGAGGTTGCCGTGCTCGCGCCCGTCGGAGGCACGACAGAGACGGATGCCGCCATCGCAGCCGCCGTCGACGCGCAGAGCGCGTGGGCCGCGACGCCCGCGCCGGTTCGCGGTGCCGTGCTTCTCAAGGCCGCGCAGCTGCTCACCGAACGCAAGCCGCAGATCGCCGAAGATCTTGTGCGCGAAGAAGGTAAGACGCGCGCTGAGGCCGAGGGCGAAGTGGGACGCGCGATCGGCGTCTTCCAGTTCTTCGGCTCGCTCGGCTGGGCGTCAAGCGGCTCGGTGTTTTCGAGCGGCATGCCGAACACCACTGTCACCACGCGCCGCGAGGCGCTCGGCGTCGTGGGTTTGATCACGCCGTGGAACTTCCCCATCGCGATTCCGGCGTGGAAGACCGCGCCCGCGCTGATCAGCGGCAACGCAGTCGTACTGAAGCCCGCCGAGATCACCCCCATGTCGGCGACGCACTTGGCCATGGCACTGCACGACGCCGGCCTTCCTGCCGGAGTCTTCAATGTCGTGCACGGGCGCGGAAGCGTCGTGGGTGAGGCGCTCGCTCGCGACCCGCGCGTCGCAGCGCTCTCGTTCACCGGGTCGACCAGTGTCGGGCTGCAGCTGCAGCAAACCCTCGGTGCCCGTCGCGCCCGCGCCCAACTGGAGATGGGCGGCAAGAACGGCGTGCTCGTTCTCGACGATGCCGACGCGAAGAAGGCAGCGAATGTCGTTGCCGCTGGCGCATTCAGTCTCACGGGGCAGGCGTGCACAGCAACCTCGCGCGTCTACGTGACGCCTGGCGTTCGCCAGGCGTTTCTCGACGAGCTCACTGCCCTTGCCGGCACGTACGTTCCCGGTGACGGGCTCGATGCCGGCACGACGATGGGTCCTGTCGTGAGCGATGCACAGCTTAATCAGGATGTATCAGCGGTTCAGGATGCCGCAGACGCCGGCGCGCGTCTGCTTTACGGTGACGCGAGTGCTGACGGGCTTCACTTCGCGCCGGTCGTCGCCACAGATGTAGCGCACGATTCGCCGTTGGCCACGGACGAGATCTTCGGGCCGGTTGTCGCGGTCCTCGACGTCGACGACTACGAATCGGGTCTCGCAGCAATCAACGACTCGCCCTACGGTCTGACTGCGGGCATCTGCACCGACAGCCTCACCCACTCGACCGACTTCGCCAGCCGTGTGCAGGCCGGTGTCGTAAAGGTGAACCGACCGACCTCAGGGCTCGACCTGCACGTGCCGTTCGGGGGAGTGAAGGACTCTTCGTCCAACACATTCCGCGAGCAGGGGCACACGGCGACCGAGTTCTACACCTGGGAGAAGACGGTCTACACGGGGATCGAGTAG
- a CDS encoding SDR family oxidoreductase encodes MDLQLHGKTAFVAASTGGLGRAIAEALAAEGANVAVTGRRGDLAEQIAAGLPAGVGIELDVTDGESRAAAIETATSAFGPIDVLVINGPGPRPGTAADASADDVADAFERLVAPGHDLVSRVLPGMRDRGWGRILAVGSSGIVSPIANLASSNLGRAALAGYLKTLSAEVAADGVTVNLLLPGRIATDRVAQLDAAQAERQGIEPAEAARRSQQAIPAERYGEPHEFGAAGAFLCSGQAAYITGVALRVDGGLVRSL; translated from the coding sequence ATGGATCTGCAGCTGCACGGCAAGACCGCGTTTGTCGCGGCATCCACCGGTGGGCTCGGGCGTGCGATCGCGGAGGCGCTCGCAGCCGAGGGAGCGAATGTCGCTGTCACCGGCCGGCGCGGCGATCTCGCCGAGCAGATCGCGGCGGGCCTGCCCGCAGGCGTAGGCATCGAACTCGACGTCACTGACGGCGAGTCCCGTGCCGCGGCGATCGAGACCGCGACGAGCGCGTTCGGCCCCATCGACGTGCTGGTGATCAACGGGCCGGGCCCGCGCCCCGGAACGGCAGCCGATGCATCAGCGGACGACGTTGCTGACGCATTCGAGCGGCTCGTCGCTCCGGGTCACGACCTCGTGTCGCGCGTGCTTCCGGGAATGCGCGACCGTGGCTGGGGACGCATCCTCGCCGTCGGGTCCAGCGGCATTGTGTCGCCGATCGCCAATCTCGCGTCATCCAATCTCGGGCGAGCTGCGCTGGCTGGCTACCTTAAGACGCTCTCCGCAGAGGTCGCCGCAGACGGCGTCACCGTCAATCTGCTGCTGCCCGGGCGCATCGCCACAGATCGCGTTGCGCAGCTCGATGCAGCACAAGCCGAGCGCCAGGGCATCGAGCCTGCCGAGGCCGCGCGCCGTTCGCAGCAGGCGATTCCCGCCGAACGCTATGGCGAACCACACGAGTTCGGCGCGGCCGGAGCCTTCCTGTGCAGCGGACAAGCCGCATACATCACCGGCGTCGCACTGCGCGTCGACGGTGGCCTCGTCCGCTCTCTCTGA